The nucleotide sequence AGAAGAGAAGAAGTTCCACAAGGAGGTTGAATGCTTGGTGAAGGCCAAGCACAAGAATATAGTACGATTTCTGGGATATTGCGCTGAAACACAAGGTAAAATTGCGGACTACGAGGGGAAGTTTGTCATTGCAGATACACGCAACTGGTTGCTCTGTTTTGAGTATGTACCCAATGGGAGCCTTGATAAGTATATTGCAGGTAGGCTCAATAGTTTTTATTTCCATCTTTATTATATTCTTTAAGCGTCGTACAAGCAATACAACTGTGTAAAATGTTATACATTATCTCTACCTAAAGTGCAAAAATCTGAGAGGCCTTCCTCTGCACAAACATTACAACTATTCAAAATATTTTACATTGTCTCATATTCATAGATCCACATTATATTGTTTGTCTAAAGCACAAAAATCTGAAATCCTCTTCCTCTGTAGACCCATTTCATGGAATTGAATGGAGGGAGCGCTTTGAGATAATTAAGGCAATATGTGAGGGCTTACATTATCTTCATGGCAAGCGTATTCTTCATTTGGATCTCAAGCCTGAGAATATACTGATAGATGATCACATGGTACCCAAAATTGCTGATTTTGGTCTTTCGAGGTGCCTTAGTGAAGAGCAAACCCAGGTTTTCACTACACACCTATGCGGATCGTGGTAAGCCAACCTCATAAAACTCCATCtttttttttcatgaattttatACTGGATTTGCACATATGTATAATTCATCCATGGTCCTTGGACTCATGTGGTGTGGTCACTTGGTTCGCAAACTTTAAAAGATGTAGTTTGGGTCCTTAAACTTGTGTTTCTTTTTTACATTTTTATCCCAGCGTTCCTAAATTGATTCTTCCATCATCGGCCCATGCTGAAAGCAAACGCCCAATCGAGCATAAATTAATAGATACAAATGCACCACAATAGCAAAATAAGAAAATAACAAAATAATAGAATGCCTCACTTACTTTGTGATTGTGTACTTGACAAGATCAAGGTTCTACTCACAACTATTTGTCAAGCACCTCTTCATGATTCTAAATCCACAGCTCGTGCAATCGAGAAGCAACAAAGCCCCCATCTATGGAGCACACAACTCTAAGTGTTTGTGGAAGCCATGGTATGGCTTTGGGTCGGGACACATTGGGCATTTGGAAATTGTAGTTTCGAGGACGAATAGAGATAATGAGGaatagctatgatgtgtaaacaaTATGGATCCGAGGACAAAAAAAACTCTTCCCATGCTTAGCGTGTCCATCCTCTTTGCATTGTGGCAACAAATCTTTTTTTCTTTGATTGGCAGCTGATCGTGTTTTGGAGCAAAGTGAAGCACTAAACAAATTTTAGGGACCCCAATAGTAAGTTTTTAAGTTCAAGAACCAAAGTGACTACACCATACAAGTCTACCAATCCATGGATGCATTTTACTCTTTGCATGTTCATTGATTGATCTTTATATATCTTCTTGCAGCGGATATTTGGCACCCGAATTCTTTAGTGGACAACTGACATTCGCGTCTGACATATATAGTCTTGGTGTTGTAATTATGGAGATACTAACAGGAAAGAAGGGGTATCCAGAAGATGAGAACGTGAGAGCAATAATTTAAGCATTTGCTACTAATTAAAGTATAGCTTTTCAATGCTTTACATTAAATGTTTCTTACGTATTCGCATAATTCCATCTTTTAAATANNNNNNNNNNNNNNNNNNNNNNNNNNNNNNNNNNNNNNNNNNNNNNNNNNNNNNNNNNNNNNNNNNNNNNNNNNNNNNNNNNNNNNNNNNNNNNNNNNNNNNNNNNNNNNNNNNNNNNNNNNNNNNNNNNNNNNNNNNNNNNNNNNNNNNNNNNNNNNNNNNNNNNNNNNNNNNNNNNNNNNNNNNNNNNNNNNNNNNNNNNNNNNNNNNNNNNNNNNNNNNNNNNNNNNNNNNNNNNNNNNNNNNNNNNNNNNNNNNNNNNNNNNNNNNNNNNNNNNNNNNNNNNNNNNNNNNNNNNNNATTTCAATATTAATACCAACATACCCCAATATGGATAGCATAAATATATATATTTATTAAACCTCTCAAGTTTTGCTACGTACCTTTTCGTACACATAAAAGCAATATATACACTAAAACATCGATGAGTACCACTTCGGATTAATACTTTAGTGACACCCACGAAAACTGAAAAATTTCATTTCTTCAGTTGTTTTAGAAtaataaaaatatattatttttatgTGTAGAAGTGGCATGTCGCAAAAAAGCACGACGTTCATGATATTTTTCATGTAACCCACATTGGGCTATCCTTGAATTGTTGTGGAGGTACTGAAATATATGTGTACAATCTTTTGTTTAAGGGGATATCAGATGGCGCGGCCACATTATACTCCTAGGATTATACAAGAGTTGTCCTCAGACATATCTATGTGGTATAACTTATTTTTCGTGTGAATAACAAAATTGTTATCGGATGGAGATTTTGAGGATTATATATTAATCTGTTGTCTACGGTTAAAGAGCACGATGTGGGGCCGGAGAGCCGtaccatcaccatcaccaactCTTATTTAGATAGAGAAACTCTAAAGAGAAGTCAAAAAAATATTGGCCAATTTATTTATTTTCCAAACTTTTGCTTTTATGTCTTTGGGTGACTTTGTTTGCGTCATATTTGTTGACTTAATTCATTAGTTCCCTACACTACATTAGCGGCAATTCGATATTTTATCCACTAAGTGTTTCGAAAGAATCAAATTTTAGAAATCTAATATTTTGGTAGAAAGTAAAAACTAATATTTTGGAAGAAATCATACAATCCGTCCTTATGCACACATTAATTATGTGATCACCCGTACGAAATCGTACAATCCATCCTTATGTACACATTATGCGAGAATACTTAAGAACTTAATTTGAAGTGTGTATTTATTTCCTCTGGGTCAAGTACTCATTTGGAGTTTGCCCCCTCCCTCTAGTAAACTATAAATATACTATATTTCTAACTCCTCATTGCAACTTATAGGTAGTTGAAAATTGGAGGAATCGGCTGGAGGGGGGCATGCAGTTGGAGCAAGTAAGTGTATGCACTCATATAGGGATAGAGTGCATGGAGCCGAACCCGAAGAAAAGACCGGCCGTACGGCATATAGTCGATAGGCTTGCTGAAATAGCAAGTATTGTCCAAACAGACATCACTGCTGCATCAGTTGAGCAGCAGGTAAGCTTCGAGCAGCACAGAATAGTAAGTACTTCTACAAATGAAATAGAGGATGGTGCACAACGTCTTCAAAGGCTTCAAAATGACCAATGCCAGGAGAAGGAAGATCAATGGTCAATACGGGGATTGCAAGATACGAATCAAGACCCGAAATACACAGGCATTTCAAGCTCTAACTCTGGTGTGTCCGAAAAGTTGAGAAATTTGAACATCTTAAACAGAAATCCACACACGGATTTCGTGAGGAATGGTGGATCTACAATGCAGCAACCAAATAGTTTAAAGATCTTCCTAGAGGAGGAGCTCAAGCCTATCTTACATACTGACAATTTAATTGGAGAGAATGAAAATGGTGTAGTTTACCGTGGTCAGCTCATAGATGGGACTGATGTTGCAATTAAAAAGTTACGTAATGGCATGTAAGGAACTCTGGATTAGGTTTGATCTTGGAAGGACAACACTTCCTTTACAGAACTTGAAAAACAGTATGCTATCCTCTGTATGATGTATCATATTGATTGTGGCTTGATATGGCACTGCAGGGGCCAGGCAGAAAAGGAGTTCAGAGTGGAAGTTGAGGATATTGGCCATgtaaggcatgaaaatattgtctGTCTGCTAGGATACTGCGTTGAGGGAATCCACAGGTCAATCACTCTAACAATGTATATCTAGTTTTGTTTGTGCTCCAATATTTATTACTAGAGGTTACTTTTTTACACATTGTAGGTGGATGTGTGCAAATCTACTTTTTTACACATTGTATGGTTGTGATTTATTTCATCTCACATCCCTTAGTTCAACTTATTTTTATTCCAGGATACTTGTGTATGAGTATGTCAACAATGGAAACTTAGAACAGTGGATGCATGGCGCTATGCGGCAACACGGTGTTCTTACTTGGAAAGCTCGAATGAAAATTGTTCTTGGAATTGCTAGGGCGTAAGAATCAAATCATTTGCATGTTTTATTCTGCATAGTTTTAGTCGAGTAAGACATTTTCTGGAACTGAATGATATGCAGGCTTGCTTATCTACATGAAGCCATAGAACCAAAAGTTGTTCATCGTGATATCAAAGCAAGCAGCATCCTAATCGACGAGGATTTCAATGGGAAGCTTTCCAATTTTGGATTGGCCAAGCTGCTGGGTGCAGGGAAGAGCCATATCACAACTCGAGTTATGGGAACTTTCGGGTATGCCATAGTTTTtgtaatttatagtactccctccatttttgtatataCAAGGCCATAAATTCAAATCacaggtaccaagataaaatttAATACATGTCTTGAAACCTAACTTTTCTTCTCATTTACTGAGATCATTAATACACCACATGCATGCAAGAAATCTGGATGGAGGAAGTAGttgagtgtcattatgactacatttATGCAAATATTAAATAAGTTATTAGTACGAGAAAAAAACATTAATTTTGTCTCGTTTACTGTTAGTGGcctgtatagatgcaaaatgtactATATTTCATAGTGGTCTTGTATAAGTAAATGAAGGGAGTACTTGAGTTTAGTCATGGAAATATTTTGATATTCGCATACAGTATGAGGTTTTAAATGTTGAGGATTTGAGCGGTTAGTTTTGTAGGAGCACTTACCTTCAATTCTGATGCCATCGATCAGGTATGTGGCCCCTGAATATGCCAACTCAGGTCTGTTAAACGAGCAGAGTGATGTCTACAGTTTCGGTGTGCTGCTACTAGAAGTATTGACTGGGAGGGATCCTATTGATTATGATCAGCCAGCTAATATCACCATTAAATCATATATATATTGTTCTTTGGTCAATTTCGTTGTACGGGTTTGATATTGGAGAAAAATATTAGGGGGTGGACCTATGAAATGTTCCTTGATCCGCCACTGCTCAAGTTTACGATGCTTTCTCATACTCAGGAATACATACTAGTGAGTAGTGGCCATTTTTGTTCCAAGAGTAAAATAACATATACTAGGAGATGTTAGAATATATACATCGCGGGTGTGTTGGTCGGAGGAGAGCGACGAGGATCGGCTGCAGACTGGCCCAAGGTGCAGAGCAACGTACTAGCGCGTGAGTGCGGCGGCAGGCAGGAGGAGCCTCGAACGGATTCGATGGTGGCAGCGTTACATGAAGCGACACGAGTCCAAACGCTGACAAGCGTACATACGAGCGGGAGCGGCGGCGACAGATCAACCGATCGAAAATGCAGCGAGCAGCGGGTGCGCTGGTGTCACGCGGAGGCCGACTTGCTGGCCGAGCGTGCAGCTGGGCCCGATCAGCGGGGTAAGGCCACGAAGGCCGAAACACTAGAGCCAGCTCAAGCTTTGGGTTACGAGGGTGTTGTGGTGCATGTCTGAGGGTTTATGCAGCTTCGACACGACTGTGGCGCATGATTGATTCAAGGTAGTGTACACAGTGCTTGAAGTCAACAAGGCGTAAGGGTAGCtgatacctcttgagcttgtgttggttttcttgAAAAGGAAAGGTGATGCATCAAAATaacataagtattttcctcagttttaagaaccaatgtatcacttcagtaggagacaacacacaagtcactgaatacctgcacaaagaattaaccacttgcacccaacgcgataaagaggttgtcaatcccttcacagtcacttgcaggaatgagatctgatagagatagataaacggtaagtaaatattttttggtatttttggtttatagattggaaagtaaagattgcaaaatagtagatcggaaactagcaaaatgtaaacgagattcaatataatggaaaagagacccaggggccataggtttcactagtggcttctctcaagataacaaatattacggtgggtaaacaaattactgctaagcaattgatagaaaagcgcatagttatgacgatatctaaggcaatgatcatgaacatagacatcatatccgtgtcaagtagaccgactccttcctgcatctactactattactctacacatcgaccgctatccagcatgcatctagagtattaagttcataaagaacggcgtaacgcattaagaaagatgacatgatgtagaggaattaactcaagcaatatgatgaaaaccccatctttttattctcgatgcaaacaatacaatacgtgccttgctgccctactgtcactgggaaatgacaacgcaagattgaacccaaagctaagcacttctcccatagcaagaaagatcaatctagtaggccaaactaaaccgacaattgaagagacttgcaaagatatcaaaccatgcatataagaatttagaaaagaaccaaataatattcatagataatcttgatcataaatccacaattcatcgaatctcggcaaacacaccgcaaaagaatattatatcgaatagatccccaagaacatcgaggagaacatggtattgagaatcaaagagagagaagaagccatctagctaataactatggacccgaaggtctacggtaaactactcatgcttcaacGGAGAGGTgatagtgttgatgtagaaaccctctgtgatcgaatccccctccggcaggacatcgaaaaaggtccctagatgggatctcacgggtacagaaggttgcggcggcggcggtggcaacttacgtgggtctcatacccatccgcctcgatgcattttctatcacaatccgtgatagACCTTTtgtaaaagggtctgccagattcttagccatttggatataatccaatgttATCACTCCAGAGTTTCTGGATTTTCTGACAGGTtttaatcttcttcttatgtgctttgtggttTTATATTGTCCTTTGAGCTCTTAGCCTTGacaatcacagtttgattgtcacagttcataaggacaaccgggactggtttatcaaccactggcaaatccatcaaaagctctcgaacCCATTATGCTTCGACACATGATGTGTCTAATGTTGTgtgttctgcttccatagtcgatcccgtgaagatcgtctgcttgcaagatttccaggaaacaacaccaccaccaagtgtgaagacatatccacttgtgactttcatctcatcagcatcagatatcgaattagaatcactatacccctcaagtaccgcCAGGTACCCAGAATAGTGACACTACTGGAactaggatctttgccgtcagccagctctttaccgtcagctagctgatggcaaagagggtctttgccatcagcttgatGAAAACTGACAGCAAAGAACATGTTTGCCGTCAgcttgctctttgccgtccgctagctgacgacttagaagctttgccgtcagctagccgacggcaaaAAGGGTGGGTGGCCCACTAATGAGAAGAACTTAACGGCCACTTTATTTGCCATCAGCTAGCGAACGACAAAGAAAGTGCCCCACCTAACGGCCGTCCCCCCCGGCGCGACCCACTacctaggctctttgccgtctgctaggagACGGCAAAGAGATTTGACCTATCAAAAAAGGTCAGCGCCCGCGCCATCCTCTTTCTatcccctctgtctctctcccctcCCTGTGCCTGAGCCGCCCCCACTGCCGACCCCCACCGCCCCGCGCTCGACCCCCACCGCCCCCGCTGCCGCCGACCCCCACCGCACCCGACCCCCgaggccgcccgccgccccgccgccccgacgctcaGGCAGCCCACCGCCCCGGCGCCGCTTTGCCCCCCGCCGCCTCTCCGTcgagccgtccgccgccgcccgtcgccgctccGCCCCCTGGTGATGTTCtgccctttattttttttcttttttccttgctGTTTTAGTTGATTTAGTTTCGTTAGGTTATATAGTtgatttaggttagttgatttaggttagttgctttaggttagttgatttaggttagttgatttagttgctttaggttagtagatttaattgatttaggttagttgatttagttgctttaggttagtacatttagttgctttaggttagtttatttaggttagttgatttagttgctttaggttaatTAGTAtatttagttgctttaggttagttgatttaggttagttgatttagttgctttaggttaatTAGTAtatttagttgctttaggttagttgatttaggttagttgatttagttgctttaggttagtagATTTAGTTGCTTTAATTAGGTTAGTAGATTTAGTTTCTTTAATTAGGTTAGTAGATTGTATATTGTAGGTTAGTAGATTTTAGGTTAGATTTTAGGTTAGTTTTTTAtattaagaagaaaagaagaaaaagtagaagtgaagaggaaaaaggaaaataaggaaaacgaagaagaaaaagaagacaagatgaagaaggaaaagaaggaagaagaagaaaaagaaagatcgAGGGGGAAAGGAGTTTATTTTAGGttaatttagtttagtttaggtagctaggttagtttctaggttagttaggttaggttagttaTCTTTAGACTAGGTTAGGTTAGTTTCTAGGTTAGTCAGGTTAGGTTAGTTATCTCTAGAATAAGTAGAAGGTGTTAGTTAGGTTAGTATACATGCATGTGCATGCATGGAGGACAAGTCTGGTCGAACAACGTGATGACTATGCAAGACAACTAAGCTAGTACACTACTTGTTTCTTGATCGCAAAGCAAAAGTGAACACTTGATAACGGCCGGTACAGCCCAAAACAGTGACCGGCCACGACAAGAAGAACACTGTACCACTCAAAGTCCACGCTTAATGCAAGAAACAGATCATGTGTTTGGTTGCTCGCATAAAAATGCCCtgtttaatagcatggaacaataaaaaaatattgatacgttggagacgtatcggtagCATGGCCAGCTACaaggagtcatgttgaaggtggagatgGAGTCTGATGGACGACTTCACTCTGAGCTGATGAATGGGCTACGACGTAAGTTaacggagagtcgaagcctatttcagcgggatagcaagagacacgtggatcggactgggtaccagtggtctgatggagatgtgatactcgacatcggtcggtgatgatcggtggttctctgcagtgggggttgaggcagtgtgggctagctacccgggagactcgaccaggacagcggaTGCTCGACGCGGTGATAGTGGCAAAACGTGCAGTAAGCACGGGACACAATGACAGGccaaggcactggtggtcagaCATGTTGTCAGACAAATCGTGcagggggtgctgaagcagtgttgacgagtatcggactcaagttggtgactgggtctatctgTGACGGAAGATGGACAAGAGTTGACAATGGAtaatctgagaaagtggcggagagtctgaaattgtcaaaagttgaaagagtacatggccgtatattttgtggtgttcagtgcacatggcaaaaTGCGGATGACAAAtatagaaggaggcggagtgctatagctgtgggacatGGCAGAGACTATCCGGAAGAAGGGTGAGACAACTGcaaatttgactcagggtgacacggggcgacggtgaaattccctcaagtttcagacaagcagtcaagaaagagcggtgacgttgagttcagataactcttatatgtggcgtccaATATGTGAGTTATTCACTTTCACGCAGATTTGTTATCGGTGTGTGATGTGATTGGACAGATActccggaagttgggagcacaaggtAGAGTaacgaggaacttaattttgctcgagtgttgactgtgaagaagacgagaagggactacagttgcatgtggagtcacatggagtcttggAGTAGTATCGGTGCTCATGGCATATCTCAAGtacaatgtacatggaggttcggcgcatggatgaattcaaggtagtgaagaatattcgccaaggtaaagtttgttagagttgtgtcgaatattattgtacaaggtaggttacagttggacttggttttggactgtgtgtagacagggtaggagttgcGTCCTAATAGGATACTTGTATCCTAGggctctcatatatagcgggggtagacacacgatgtaacctatgccaacataatagcacgggcacgcgggggagctggcggcgtgtgccggcgcctggGCGACCGTGGTGCGATATTGTAGTGGTGTCATgcggaggagcgcccgtagtcatgccccggggatgtagccatgatgaTGAACCTTGTTAACAAATCTCCGTGTCGTGCCTTGCGTGATttcttggtcctcggtagatcgactGAGATGCAATTTATTTCTGGTTTATGGGTATGTAGGGACGCACATGATCAACGATTTCACCAATCTCCCTCTCTATCCCTCATACATGGTATCAGCCTGGGCAAGGAAGTAGAGGTGTCGCCGCCACCCCTTTCCTCGACCCTCTCCCTCCTGATCTCCTCCCTCCCGATCCCTTCCCTCCCAATCCGATTTAGGGCTTCGAGCCGCCAATGTACCTCTCCTCGCTGCTGCCGGATGGGTGTGCTTGATGATGGAGGAGGTCACCCATGGGTGTGCTTGATGATGGAGGAGGTCGATTTGGTGGTCCAGCTGGGACGGGCGTGAATTTGCCAGTGAAAGCTTCGTTCAGCCTCGACCAGAACCGTTAACGGTGGCGCCCGTGGGCGTTGTTACCTCGTTAGAGGCGTTGTGGGTGATTCACGCTCCATGTATGCCCGGGGGAAACACCAGTTTCAGGCTTCTCGGATCGGATGATTGCGAGGTTCCTTCGTCGACATCCCCATGGGGAAACCCGCAAAAAAAAGACATCCCCATGGGGCATCATCTTCGGGATTGTACATCAGCTGGAGGGACAAATGTTTTGCTTGGTGGCGGGGCGCAGGTCTCCGTATGCTTCTCGTGCTGTGACCAAGGTGAAGAGGCGTGCCATCTACAGTATCGATGACGGCTAGCCTCGGCGCTGGATACCGTTTGATGGACACGCGTAGGAGGCTGGAGTTGTTctgcgtcgtggtggcgtcgatggcagaagGGTTTGGCAAGATCAGTGCATTGATTTCTCTTGAAGATGAGACCGCGGAAGAAGGCAGTGACGGATTCTACAGCGTGCGCATGCGGTGCATGCTGAGGGTCTGGTTGGTGCTCCCGGCTAATCGGCGGGCGACTTGGTGAGGCCACCGGATTTCTTGGTGTGCATGGCGCGAGGTCATGGCACATAATCAATCTTGTAGGTAGGGCGACAATTTTCGCCAGGAAGGTGTctgtgttttttttagaaaaggaaggtgGCATTGGGTTGATCTATATATTTATTTTGTAAGACCTTGTTGACTAATGCAATAAAGATGGTTGTGTACATTGCGCAATGCAGAGGCCGGAGTAATTCTCCTTTTCAGAAAAAGACATTCCTGGTCCAAACTCTAAAAATTAGGCTCTAGGCACAAAATAGTACTCCCCTTGTGTTTGAAAAGAAGGCCTATAAATTTTGTTTGAAGTTAAGCAGtgcaaagtttgatcaaatttatagggAAAAACTATAAACATCTATAACACCAATTTACCACAATTAAATGCACACTAAAATTTATTTTCGTATTATATGTATTTAGTAGTGTAGCTGTTGATAGTTTTTCCTATAAATTTGGTCAAGCTTTACACAGTTTTGCTTCGGACAAAATTTATAGGCCCTGTCAATCACGAAGGGCAGCCACCTGCTTAGCACGGGATGATGGAGTCCAATGGCAAAATATGGTTTCCTGGAGGAGCAAAAGTCTCTATTTTTTCCAATCTATAGTACCACAAAAAACTCTCTTCACAAAAGATCACAAGGCtgtggtgggtgggggggggggggggggggggggtagttccGCCGGTGCAAAGGGGT is from Triticum aestivum cultivar Chinese Spring chromosome 1B, IWGSC CS RefSeq v2.1, whole genome shotgun sequence and encodes:
- the LOC123082611 gene encoding U-box domain-containing protein 32-like; this translates as MDHEINALERMLLDESAEPTDLPFSLLQDITNCFSDDRRIGSGGFAVVYKGMTRHGMVAVKKLSKLFDIEEKKFHKEVECLVKAKHKNIVRFLGYCAETQGKIADYEGKFVIADTRNWLLCFEYVPNGSLDKYIADPFHGIEWRERFEIIKAICEGLHYLHGKRILHLDLKPENILIDDHMVPKIADFGLSRCLSEEQTQVFTTHLCGSCGYLAPEFFSGQLTFASDIYSLGVVIMEILTGKKGYPEDENVVENWRNRLEGGMQLEQVSVCTHIGIECMEPNPKKRPAVRHIVDRLAEIASIVQTDITAASVEQQVSFEQHRIVSTSTNEIEDGAQRLQRLQNDQCQEKEDQWSIRGLQDTNQDPKYTGISSSNSGVSEKLRNLNILNRNPHTDFVRNGGSTMQQPNSLKIFLEEELKPILHTDNLIGENENGVVYRGQLIDGTDVAIKKLRNGMGQAEKEFRVEVEDIGHVRHENIVCLLGYCVEGIHRILVYEYVNNGNLEQWMHGAMRQHGVLTWKARMKIVLGIARALAYLHEAIEPKVVHRDIKASSILIDEDFNGKLSNFGLAKLLGAGKSHITTRVMGTFGYVAPEYANSGLLNEQSDVYSFGVLLLEVLTGRDPIDYDQPTHDVHLVEWLKMMVGTKRADEVVDRDMEVKPTASALNRALLVAQRCIDPEPERRPTMGRVVQMLEADDLQAPADGSRDSSSSRLSISCGALHFLLSRR